The proteins below come from a single Thermococcus sp. genomic window:
- a CDS encoding PadR family transcriptional regulator, with translation MGKDVERRIIKGLFTVPLKDIILVIVGLKGEAHGYEILKELERLAVGLWKPSHSNLYTILNKMVEEGLIEPREDYRGRVRRVKYSLTGKGWEYLKKSNDLALRVLYTALEYHEALKDKLESHGYERRMSRETILEYLELLKKIRGVLDAEIETIEGELGEK, from the coding sequence ATGGGAAAGGATGTTGAGAGGAGGATAATAAAGGGACTGTTCACGGTGCCCCTTAAGGACATAATTCTTGTCATCGTGGGGCTTAAGGGCGAGGCTCACGGCTACGAGATTCTAAAGGAGCTTGAGAGGCTTGCGGTCGGTCTCTGGAAGCCCAGCCACAGCAACCTGTACACGATACTCAACAAGATGGTTGAGGAGGGCCTAATTGAGCCGAGAGAGGATTACAGAGGTAGGGTGCGTCGTGTCAAGTACAGTTTAACCGGGAAGGGCTGGGAGTACCTTAAAAAGTCAAATGACCTTGCATTGAGGGTGCTGTACACCGCCCTTGAGTACCATGAGGCTCTGAAGGATAAACTCGAGAGTCACGGGTACGAAAGGAGGATGAGCCGGGAAACTATACTGGAGTACCTTGAATTGCTGAAGAAGATTCGTGGGGTGCTTGATGCGGAGATTGAGACCATCGAAGGGGAGCTTGGAGAGAAGTAA